The window GGCACAGCTTGGTTTGCTGCTTCAGATTCACAGTTCGTATGATGCGATGGTACACATCATCGAAGCCCGTGTGATTCATCAGACTCCAGGGAGAATTCGACGCGTACCACACCATGCCTTCATTAAAAATAATGTGCGACAAGGGATCCGGGCAGCTCCGGGCAAAGATATCGAGATCAAATTTCGGCAGCGAGGAATCGTACTTGGGATTGACCACGCGAAGAGCGCCGTTTCCTCCTTCAATCTTCAGATCGATATTCAACTTTTTTAATTGTCGTTTCAGCACCTCCCCGAGAACGCTTTCCTTTCCCCCGTCGATATCATCGATCATCATGCTTGCCGTAAAGCCTTCAGGATATCCGGCCTGGGACAGCAGCTCCTTTGCTTTTTCAAAATCATAGCTGTACGGTTTGATGTACGGATTGTAGCCGAATTCACCCGGCATTCCGAGGGTGGCCCGCCGGATGCCGTTGCCTTGCCGCACGTTTTCGATCAATTCATCTACATTTACCGCATAGTTGAGCGCCTGACGGACGCGCCTGTCCTGGAACGGCCCCTGTTTCAACAAATTGAAATTGATGGCCATGATGGTAAACGAAGGTTCCTTGATGGTCTTGAACCCGTTTTTCCGTATTTTTTCCAAATCCAGCGGTTTAAAACTGGTGATCAGGTCGACTTCGCCGCCCATCAGCATATCTACGCGTTCTTGGGTATCCGCAAAAATAAATACGATCTTGCCGATCTTCGGCAGACCGTCGCGCCAGTAGTTCTCGTTCCGGACCAGAGTGAGTCGCCGGCCCTTCACCCACCCGGCGAATTTAAATGGTCCCGTGCCAACGGGATGGTTCTCGAATGCTTCCGGCCCTACCGTACGGCAGTACTTGGGCGGAACGATGTAGCCGAATTGGGATAGTCGGTTGAACAGAATCCCGTCAGGATACTTTGTTACGATATTAAACGTGTATTCATCAATGATTTCGACCCGGTCGATGGAATCGAGCATGTGAGCGCTGGGGGAATTCAGCTCCGGTGACAGGTTCCTTTCCAGGCTGAACTTCACTGAGTACGCGTCCAGCGCCTCGCCGTTATGGAAAAAAATATTCGGATGAAGCTTGAACTGAACGGTGAGTTCATCCAATCTTCTCCAACTCCGGGCCAGGTTTGGAGAAGGGTTGCCGTCAATGTCAAATTCCAGCAGATGCTCGAATAGTTGATTGAGAATGTTGTCGTTGCGCTCGTCGAACTCCCTGTGGGGGTCCATTCTTACATGGGCGTCATTGCCCAGATCGCAGATTCTCAATACACTCTTGTTGTCAATGGGATATGCAGGGTGGGAAAGAGGAAACAGCTCGAGCACGAGGAGGAGGGCCGGCCAACAAAAGATCCTTAGCCTCATGACACGTCCCGGGAATGCCGTTTGAAAGATGGACCGCCGATTCCACGGGGAAGGTTAGGAACTTGAGATACCGGCGGGAGCGACGATAGCGATTCGTCGTATGATACAGTAGCGATATACCGTATCCTTGGGTTCTCGTCCAGTAAAGAAACCGTTCGAGGCCCGTATGTTACATCGGAAACCCGCTACGGGATGCGTAGAGCTTCCGCGTAGAAGAAGGCAAATCAACTCCTCTTTCTTTGGACCGATACGAGTTTTGTGTTTTTCGCCTCCAAGGGTTTCCTACATCAAAAACGGGGAAACGTCATCCGGTAAACGGAGGGATTCCCCATTGTGGACGTCATCGTCCTGAGTCATAATTCCGATTTATGAGTCGAGATGGATGCTTTGGGTGTCCTTTGAGATCGGGCGGCCCTGTTTCGATGAAGAGACCGACTCTTCTGTTGTTCCTGGAAAGGATCCTCAAACAGAGACACACGTGAACACACGGGTGACGGCGACCCGTTTAACCGCCCCTTCGAGATTCCTCAATCAACCTCAGTCCTTACGGAAAGGATGGGGTGCTCTTGTTCGTCTGTTCCGAAGAACGTTATAACCGCACCATCATACCGGGAGGGAACTATGGGAAGGCTCAGCGAGAAAGTAGCCGTCATCACCGGCGCTGCGGGTGACATAGGACTGGCCGCCGCTCAGCTCTTTGCCAAAGAAGGCGGCAAGGTCGTGCTGGTGGACGTCAATGGAGACGCCTTGAACGCCGCGGCTCGAACCATCGGAAACCATACCGCCAGCCTTGTCCTCGCGGACGTAACGGATCCAATACAAGTTCAACAGTATATCCAAAGCGCTCTCGATCGCCATGGTCGCGTCGACGTGTTCGTAAACAACGCCGGCATAGAGGGCGTAGTGAAACCGATCCCTGAATATCCGGTGGAAGTCTTCGATCGGGTGATGGCTGTCAACGTGCGCGGAGTCTGGCTGGGGATGAAATATATGATACCGGTAATGATGAAGGCCGGCGGCGGCAGTATTATCATTACTTCGTCGATTGCAGGTATTAAGGGATCCCCGCTCGTTTCAGCCTACATCGCCAGCAAACACGCCTGCGTCGGCATCATGCGCGCCGCGGCCATGGAATGCGCCGAGGCGGGTATCCGAGTGAATACGGTGAACCCGGCGCCCATCGAAACGCGCATGATGCGTTCTCTGGAAAAGGGCCTCATGCCGGAAACGCCGTCCGAGGCCAAGGGATTGTTTCAACAAATGATGCCTCTTGGACATTACGGAACTCCGGAAGATGTGGCCTACCTGATGTTGTTTCTCGCCAGTGATGAAAGCCGTTATTGCACGGGAGGGGTCTACATGGTGGACGGTGGAACGTCCGCCGCTTAGCCTGATTCGCGCCGCCCTGCAAACCGGCAAATCAGGCTATGTGACGGTTCCGGGTTAGGAGGCGGTCCCAGGAATCGGATTTACCGCCCGATAGAACCGACCCGGAATGTACCGGGGCAGGTTCGGCCCCCGTCGAAAATTCGCTTGCAAGGATCCGATCCGAGCGGTATTTTCAAAATAGCCGGTAGAAAACGGTTCAGGCGGGTTTACCACGGTTTGACACTGTTTTGGCCTGTGCCGGAACGATTTACGCCTTGAATGTCCTTGAATTTTTCAAATATCGGCAGGCAGGAATGCGGAACTTGCTTCGAAGGAGTTGCCGCGGATTTCGGGTAACGACGGATAACGTTGCCGGTTTGTCGGTGATGGTTCTTTGCTTGAGACAGGAATCCCAACGAACAAAGGAGGTGATCGGGAAGACTAAGAAGACTTGGATGGTGCTCCGACCTATGCTGACTCTTACTTGGGGAGGTCTCGAATGAAAGCAACAAACCTGTTAAGGGTGCTGCAACGCTTTCTCCTGGTCCCGATGTTGGGAGTGGCGCTGTTTTCGATGTCGCTTGTAGCGTCACCCGCGGCAATGGGCGATGAACCCAAAACACTCGAGATTGGTGTGCTTGGCGCTCTGACCGGCTTCGGATCCGCGGCGGAAACCCTGATCGTGCAGGGAACCGAGGTGGCAAAGGACTGGCTTAACGAACAGGGCGGAATAGCGGTAAATAACCAGAAGTATCTGATCAAGCTGGTCATCGAAGACACTAAGAGTACGGCCACGGGGACCGTGGCGGCAGCCACCAAGCTAGTATACGACGACAAGGTGAAGTTCATTGTCGGTCTGGTGGTGCCGTACATGGTGGAAGCGGGAGGCACGGTGACCGAACCGGCCGAGGTTTTACGCGTCCTTGCTTACAATTGCGCCATGCCTTCCGAATACGGTCCCAAAACCCCTTACACATTCGTGGGAGAAAACGCCAGCGTGGAAGGCGCCATTGCCTCCCTGTCCTATCTCGTCGAGTCGCACCCGGAAGTGAAATCGGTCGTGTTCATCATTCCGGATGACGGCTCCATCCCTTTTCTCGGCGAAACGGTCAAAAAGCTGGCTGAAGAACGCGATCTTACCGTAAAGGGTATCATCGGATGGACCCACGATACGGTGGACTTTACGCCTATAGCGGCAAAGGCCATCGCCCGTGATGCGGACGCCATACACATGACCAACGGGTGGCCCGGACCCTTGGGCTCCATTCTCAAGGCCGCTCGCGAGGCCGGATATACCAAACCCATCGTGGCTTTCAACAACCCCGCCCCGGATGTCACGATGGTCGCCGGAAAGGCAGCGTCCACGAATTTCATCACGAACGGCATTATCTGGGACGCGGAAGGCAACCCCCCCATGATCAAGGAGCTCGGAGCCCGGTTTGTGAAGAAATATGGGAACGCCTTCTACTACCACTTCTGCGGAGTCAACATACTGTACCATCTGGTGCAAGCCATCGAGAAAGCTCAGAGTCTGGATCCGAAGGTCGTGAAAACCCAATGGGAGGAGATGGACACCATCGAAACGGTGTACGGAACCGGACGCATGTGCGGAGAAAAGACGTACGGGATCAAGCATACGGTATGCCACCCCGTGGCCATCCAGGTGCTCGAGGACGGTCAGGTGACTCAAGTTAAATGGGTGGATGTGTACACTCCTTAGACCGGTCCAAAGAACTTATCGTGCACGATCTGTGTCATGCCGGGATCGAGGAGGTGTTTCCCCATGTTGCACCGAAGGATCGAGCGGCGGTGCGGCTGCAATCCTCCTGCAGGGTCCGTCACGAACAGGTGTTTAGGTATTACCGTTTGGGCTTTGGGATCTGCTTTGACCGACGCGAACGTTCAGTTAAGGAGGCTTCGAATGAAAGCAAGGAATGTGTTAGCGACGCTGGGTAGTTTTCTTCTGATCTTAGGATTGGGAGCCATACCGTTTTCGATGTCCCTTACCACATCACCCGCCTTCGCAGCCGAAGACAAAACCCTCGAGATCGGAGTGCTTGCCGCGTTGACGGGCTTTGGTTCCGCGGCGGAAACCCTGATTGCCCAAGGTGCGGAGGTGGCGCAGGACTGGGTCAACGAGAAAGGTGGAATAACGGTCGACAACCAGAAGTACATGGTCAAACTCGTGGTCGAAGACACCAAAAGCACCGCTACGGGAACCGTGGCGGCGGCCACCAAACTGGTCTTTGACGACAAGGTGAAGTTCATTCTTGGAACCGTGGTGCCGTACATGGTGGAA of the Deltaproteobacteria bacterium genome contains:
- a CDS encoding ABC transporter substrate-binding protein; protein product: MRLRIFCWPALLLVLELFPLSHPAYPIDNKSVLRICDLGNDAHVRMDPHREFDERNDNILNQLFEHLLEFDIDGNPSPNLARSWRRLDELTVQFKLHPNIFFHNGEALDAYSVKFSLERNLSPELNSPSAHMLDSIDRVEIIDEYTFNIVTKYPDGILFNRLSQFGYIVPPKYCRTVGPEAFENHPVGTGPFKFAGWVKGRRLTLVRNENYWRDGLPKIGKIVFIFADTQERVDMLMGGEVDLITSFKPLDLEKIRKNGFKTIKEPSFTIMAINFNLLKQGPFQDRRVRQALNYAVNVDELIENVRQGNGIRRATLGMPGEFGYNPYIKPYSYDFEKAKELLSQAGYPEGFTASMMIDDIDGGKESVLGEVLKRQLKKLNIDLKIEGGNGALRVVNPKYDSSLPKFDLDIFARSCPDPLSHIIFNEGMVWYASNSPWSLMNHTGFDDVYHRIIRTVNLKQQTKLCHQLENMIREEAFSIFTYQEIKLYAMRKNVEYNPYITGMIYLKEATM
- a CDS encoding SDR family oxidoreductase, whose product is MGRLSEKVAVITGAAGDIGLAAAQLFAKEGGKVVLVDVNGDALNAAARTIGNHTASLVLADVTDPIQVQQYIQSALDRHGRVDVFVNNAGIEGVVKPIPEYPVEVFDRVMAVNVRGVWLGMKYMIPVMMKAGGGSIIITSSIAGIKGSPLVSAYIASKHACVGIMRAAAMECAEAGIRVNTVNPAPIETRMMRSLEKGLMPETPSEAKGLFQQMMPLGHYGTPEDVAYLMLFLASDESRYCTGGVYMVDGGTSAA
- a CDS encoding ABC transporter substrate-binding protein, with amino-acid sequence MKATNLLRVLQRFLLVPMLGVALFSMSLVASPAAMGDEPKTLEIGVLGALTGFGSAAETLIVQGTEVAKDWLNEQGGIAVNNQKYLIKLVIEDTKSTATGTVAAATKLVYDDKVKFIVGLVVPYMVEAGGTVTEPAEVLRVLAYNCAMPSEYGPKTPYTFVGENASVEGAIASLSYLVESHPEVKSVVFIIPDDGSIPFLGETVKKLAEERDLTVKGIIGWTHDTVDFTPIAAKAIARDADAIHMTNGWPGPLGSILKAAREAGYTKPIVAFNNPAPDVTMVAGKAASTNFITNGIIWDAEGNPPMIKELGARFVKKYGNAFYYHFCGVNILYHLVQAIEKAQSLDPKVVKTQWEEMDTIETVYGTGRMCGEKTYGIKHTVCHPVAIQVLEDGQVTQVKWVDVYTP